The following coding sequences are from one Triticum aestivum cultivar Chinese Spring chromosome 5A, IWGSC CS RefSeq v2.1, whole genome shotgun sequence window:
- the LOC123107775 gene encoding protein kinase PINOID-like encodes MAAPTTTASSSPPKPPNAAMLQPAPHLPDMADAAPAPNSSSSVSSASSTSTAGRSSAFSVDSAAATPTSSPPRPHRAGDVAWAPIRAALAPLGPRDFTLVRRVGAGDIGTVYLCRLEAEGDQSCAYAMKVVDRRALAKKGKLGRAAAEKRVLRRLDHPFLPTMFADFDAGTDYSCIVMEFCPGGDLHSLRHRMPGRRFPLASARFYAAEVLLALEYLHMMGIVYRDLKPENVLIRGDGHIMLTDFDLSLESTASPALEEAWSATGEDDDGARPIPACFPEVHLLRLMKWRRRAAPRPRPRFVAEPVDARSSSFVGTHEYVAPEVASGGGHGASVDWWAYGVFLYELLYGRTPFVGATNEATLRNIVRAPLECPPLGAGTPHAEAAAARDLIARLLDKDPRARLGSRRGAADVKAHPFFKGLNLALLRSSSPPVVPPPAALHQQRGKASPDVHQLFEQF; translated from the coding sequence ATGGCCGCTCCCACCACCACAGCCTCCTCGTCGCCGCCCAAACCTCCCAACGCCGCCATGCTGCAGCCCGCGCCGCACCTCCCCGACATGGCCGACGCCGCGCCGGCGCCCAACTCCAGCTCCAGCGTCAGCTCCGCGAGCAGCACCAGCACGGCCGGCCGCTCGTCCGCCTTCTCCGTCGACTCGGCCGCCGCCACGCCCACCTCGTCCCCGCCGCGCCCGCACCGCGCGGGCGACGTGGCGTGGGCGCCCATCCGCGCCGCCCTGGCGCCGCTCGGCCCGCGGGACTTCACCCTCGTCCGCCGCGTCGGCGCGGGCGACATCGGCACCGTCTACCTctgccgcctcgaggccgagggcgACCAGTCGTGCGCCTACGCCATGAAGGTGGTGGACCGCCGCGCGCTCGCCAAGAAGGGCAAGCTCGGCCGCGCTGCCGCCGAGAAGCGGGTCCTGCGCCGGCTCGACCACCCGTTCCTGCCCACCATGTTCGCCGACTTCGACGCCGGGACGGATTACTCCTGCATCGTCATGGAGTTCTGCCCCGGCGGGGACCTCCACTCCCTCCGCCACCGCATGCCCGGCCGCCGCTTCCCGCTCGCCTCCGCCCGGTTCTACGCCGCCGAGGTGCTCCTCGCGCTGGAGTACCTGCACATGATGGGCATCGTGTACCGCGACCTCAAGCCGGAGAACGTGCTCATCCGGGGCGACGGCCACATCATGCTCACCGACTTCGACCTCTCGCTCGAGTCCACGGCGTCGCCGGCGCTCGAGGAGGCATGGAGCGCGACAGGCGAGGACGACGACGGCGCGAGGCCGATCCCGGCCTGCTTCCCCGAGGTGCACCTCCTCCGGCTGATGAAGTGGAGGCGGCGCGcggcgccgcggccgcggccgcggttCGTGGCGGAGCCGGTGGACGCGCGGTCGAGCTCGTTCGTGGGGACGCACGAGTACGTGGCGCCggaggtggcgagcggcggcgggcaCGGCGCGTCGGTGGACTGGTGGGCGTACGGCGTGTTCCTGTACGAGCTGCTGTACGGGCGGACCCCGTTCGTGGGCGCCACCAACGAGGCGACGCTCCGCAACATCGTGCGCGCCCCGCTGGAGTGCCCGCCGCTCGGCGCCGGGACGCCgcacgcggaggcggcggcggcgcgggacctGATCGCGCGGCTCCTGGACAAGGACCCGCGGGCGCGGCTGGGGTCGCGGCGCGGCGCCGCGGACGTGAAGGCGCACCCGTTCTTCAAGGGCCTCAACTTGGCGCTGCTTCGGTCGTCGTCCCCGCCCGTCGTGCCGCCGCCGGCCGCGCTGCACCAGCAGCGCGGCAAGGCGTCGCCGGACGTGCACCAGCTGTTCGAGCAGTTCTGA